TTGTCCTAGTTTTAGTCCTAGTCTAAAATTAAACCACAATATATTATTAGGTATCTATCACCTTGTGCCGACTGCCGGGACTATAGACCCAAGTATCGTTGTAGCGTCGCCCTTTCCTCCTGTGAAGCGGACTATTGTCTCTGTTGGTATAGTCCAAATGACAGCGGCAGAGCGGGGCAGTTCGTAGGTGGAGCTAATGAGAGCTTGCTTCGTTAGGCCCGGAAAACCTATGCTTTGCCTTACCTTCTCCAGTTCTCGATATTCACCGTACCGTAGACGCGGCGTGGCTGCTGACATAAGTCGCTAAAGTCGCTTGCTGCATCCGAGCCTCCATCTTTTAGGTTGGCTATCGGCGATTCCAACCACCATTCATTTGTCTTGACCATCGCAGCCTACCGCAGTGCCGGCATCCAGCATGGCAACGCAAGACCCATCCCTCCCAGACGAACTTCGACTGGCCGCCGCTGCTCATGTCAAGTATGTCCAGAGTCTCGACACAAGAAAGGAGGATTATGAGTACTGGTTGACGGAGCATTTGCGGCTCAATGGTGTTTACTGGGGATTGGTGGCGCTTCATCTACTCGGCCAGCCAGATGCTCTGCCACGCGATGCCACTATAGAATTTGTGCTCTCTTGCCAGCACGACAACGGTGGCTTCGGGGCTGCCCCCGGGCACGATGCCCATATGCTCTCTACAGTCAGTGCTGTACAGATATTGGCCATGGTCGATGCGCTTGACGAGTTGGACAAGAAGGGCAAGGGTAGGAGGCAGGTAGGCAAGTGTAAGTCTGCGTCGTCCTGATGATAAAAAATCTCGAGCTGGAGATCTTGGCGAATGGGCTTCTTTTGCTCACACGCCGTCCATCTTTTGTTTTGCATTATAGTCATTGCCGATCTGCAGAACCGGCAAACAGGCACGTTCGCTGGGGATGAGTGGGGTGAGGAAGACACGCGGTTTCTTTATGGGGCACTAAACGCGCTGTCATTGCTGGGGCTGCTCGAGATGGTCGACGTGGGCAAGGCCGTCGACCACATTGTCGCCTGTGCCAACTTCGATGGGGGTTATGGCAATCGCCCGGGTGCAGAGTCGCACTCGGGCCAGATCTTCACCTGCGTCGCTGCATTGTCGATAGCCGGCAGGCTGGATCTGGTGGACACAGATAAGCTGGGCCGCTGGCTAAGCGAGAGGCAGATCGCGGGTGGCGGATTAAACGGTCGCCCTGAGAAGCAGGAGGACGTATGTTACAGCTGGTGGGTGCTCAGTAGCCTGGAGACCATTGGACGGACCCACTGGATCGACCGCGATCAGCTGGCTGCCTTTATCCTCAAATGTCAAGACACGGAGAAGGGTGGTATGTCGGATCGGCCTGGAAATCAGGTCGATGTCTTCCACACATGCTTTGGCCTAACTGGTCTTTCCCTTCTCAAGTGGCCTGGCTTGGAGGATGTTGACCCTGTGTATTGCATGCCGAAAGCTACCATTCAGCGCATTATAGGAAGGGCTTAGGCCTAATGAATGTGCAATGAAACGTGGCTTAGTTGTTCTTATTTAAGGCATATGCCATGCTAGCTCCTGGCCcaatttctttttccctcCATGTTGCTCCAGTTTATCTTCTCGCATATTCTCTTGCAGTCATGACCTACGAGCAGCATACCGTGCTCGTAAGGAGAGACAGTACAAGGGTGGATTAACAGCTTGCGTGTTCTTGTGTGTCTTCAAGTTTGCTACCCCTGAAAGACTCATTTGGAAAGCGGGCGAACATGCCTTTGTTTGAAGGCTTTGGCTACAAGTAGGTGGGCGGCAACACTAGGCCGTCAACTACGCAACAAATGGCCAGGAATAGGCTTTGTGTGTGTAAACCATTTTCACGGGCATGTAGAGTTCATAATAATACTTGGTTTCCGTGGGGCGACGCGTCCTGGTCATGTAGGATGTCTATGAGCCCATACACTTACTTACCCGAGgcaactaggtacctacctaggagGTAGGTGGAGGTATGCTTCATATAATAGTAAGCATCTAACAAAGCTCTTCTCAGGCACCCTCTTCACTTTATTGTCATAATACAACGCCCTCGAGGCCGACATGATACTGAGATTGCTGATGTGGTATCTGGCAAGGTATGGGAATAGTGAAAACTGCATAGTTTCACCATACCAAGCATTCAGGAGCGAGTGTCAGTGGTTGTAGAAGCGAGAGAATGAGGCAGACAAGCCGATAGAGGGACTCGCACCCACAGGTGTTCGGCTCAAGGTCGCTTTTTCACTGGCAAGAAAATTGCCAATTCCCATTACGTCGTACCTTCCCTGGACGGTGGACTCCTGCCAGCGCCCTTGCAGCCTGCGTTAGTCTGCTTCCTTTTCAGGCCTACCCACGCTCCCACTGTCTCTTTCCAAAGGAAAGCTCCAAGCCTCAAAGAGTGTCTACCCTCTTTCGCCAGTGGCACTCCATCATCCTTCTTTCCTAGGGCAGCGTAATCTCAAACCGAGCTCTAAGGCTGCCTAAGCTCACATGTGAGTTTGCGTCACAGTTTACAGATACACGCTTAGCCTATCTGGTACCTTGGGAAATCCAGTGCCAGCTTTTCTACGTTACTTCAAGTGGTGCTGGCCAAAACCTATTCCTCTGTCCCACTCCTTCTTCACAGGCATCATCGTGATCCTCCAAGCTTCGACAAGCAACTCTCTCACAACCCGGCCTAACTGAGGCGTATCTTCGGGCGGTATATACCATCTCCCCATCTCCAATCTTTGACCTTTTTGATTCCGATCACAAGGTTGGCGACTCTTCTCAGCCATCCTCTCACTCACCTCTCTCTGGATCTCATCGGGGCGTTTCCATTCGCTAGCAAGTTACCTTCGTTCCAACCGGCTCATGGGCAGCCCTCTCTACATTGTTCTAGTCACGTCAACGCAAAAGCCATCTACACTCACGAAGAACCTACACCTCTTCACTTTCCTTTATCCAGCCTTTCTGAAGCGTACAACCCAAGAATATAGAATCGCCAGCTCCA
The Pyricularia oryzae 70-15 chromosome 1, whole genome shotgun sequence DNA segment above includes these coding regions:
- a CDS encoding type-2 protein geranylgeranyltransferase subunit beta, encoding MATQDPSLPDELRLAAAAHVKYVQSLDTRKEDYEYWLTEHLRLNGVYWGLVALHLLGQPDALPRDATIEFVLSCQHDNGGFGAAPGHDAHMLSTVSAVQILAMVDALDELDKKGKGRRQVGKFIADLQNRQTGTFAGDEWGEEDTRFLYGALNALSLLGLLEMVDVGKAVDHIVACANFDGGYGNRPGAESHSGQIFTCVAALSIAGRLDLVDTDKLGRWLSERQIAGGGLNGRPEKQEDVCYSWWVLSSLETIGRTHWIDRDQLAAFILKCQDTEKGGMSDRPGNQVDVFHTCFGLTGLSLLKWPGLEDVDPVYCMPKATIQRIIGRA